The Clarias gariepinus isolate MV-2021 ecotype Netherlands chromosome 28, CGAR_prim_01v2, whole genome shotgun sequence DNA window tattggaaaaattgATACATCAATTATACCCATTAAATAATGCTCCCAGTACATAATCAATGAAAATTAATGAAACAGTTACCAAGCTTGTTGGTCTTTGCATGCACAGAGCCCTTAAGTATGGGAGAAAAAAGATAGGTAGCATGGATTGGCAGAACACTGGCACAGAATCATctccatattaacatttttatgttgttgttgttgtttttgttgttccgAACCATGTTGTGTAAACCTGACAAAGGAATATGTGTGAAAATCCAGTGAGATCATTAGCAACAGTTTCTGACTAGCTGAAATTATGAAGCTCTTGTTTTGGTATGAGCATTAATTAATGAGATGTCACATTGGCTTAGTGATTAAGaccgtcaccttgcacctccagggtccgggttcgaatcccgccTCGGGCTTTGTCTGCATGTatgtcctccctgtgcttggtgggtttttttcctGGTTTCCTCAAACAGCTTAGACTAACTGGTGCTccaaaagtgtgtgaatgagtgtgtgtccagggtgtaccccgcctcatgccatAAGTTCCCTAGAATAGGCTCCAGCCCATCCCGTGACCCTgtctacaggataaagcggtatggatGATAAGTGAATGAGCAtgcattctgtgtaaactctcaAGAGGAAATGTGTCCAGTAAGATTATAACCAACACTTTCTGACTAATTATGAAGCTGAACATGAACTGACCTGCATCTGTATGATATAATGCATTTGTGCTGCTGCAGCGTGATTGGCTGATTGCATGAACGTGCAGTGCAGGTGTGCACAGATGTTCCCTATCATGCTGCATGGAACGCAAGGTGTTCTGACGTCATCACGTCGCCTATGGATGAAGTAAATGATGCGATGCTTACTGATGCTGTTGTTAGGACAGTCGGCGTCGGTGCTGGTGAGCCATGTCGACTCGGTCTCTCTGGTCCAGCTCTCATGGCGTCTGGGCTCGATTGCATCGCTCCTGCTTCCACCACAACCCATGGAAGAGACAATAaggataattaaataaaaacagataaaagaaAGTGAGCGGGTCCAGTCGTGCGCACGAGCTGCTGACGCTGGTGCTGATGCTGCGCTGTGTCCCTGCGCGCGCATCAGATCAGAGCATCAGGTCTGTTCTAAAGCCTGTCACGCTGTCAGAGCTGGCGTGTCGCGTGCGTTCAATCTCGCGAAGGACCCGAGCACGTTGAATCCATCCTAGAAGAGAAACCTCTCGGACACAGGCTCCGTGCAGAGCTGGGCTTGATCAAACTTGAGTTTATGTACCTTAGGTGACGTCATGGAGGGCGGGAAAGATgcgcatcatcatcatcatcaccaccagcacgatcatctcccctgctgctGGGTTTCCCCTCACATACAGGAACGCGAGAAAGCTGAAACAAATAGAATGCTTATGTCTGAGGATAGGAACATAGACTGATGcaaggatctctctctctctctctctctctctctctatctatctatctatctttcagACATACTATTCaattctattcaattttatttgtatagcgcttttaacaattgtcattgtcgcaaagcagctttacacaatcaaaataattattttagtatgtatggaatgtgaatgtgtatgaatcaaatgaTGGATGGACTAACTGAGGATGTTCACCTCAAACAATCCCAATAAACCTATAATCATTTTAAACCCAAACCCCAGTGCTTTAACACTGAttaaatctatatatatttacaaaataaataatcaaaaatgtaaaaaaaaaataaataaataaaaataaatgaaaataattaatatagtactttttaaaatacattaattaagttatgcatgtttaaaaaaaaataaaaattttctttatttctctatataatcccctgctacactaatgcacttacccctGTGTTTCATTAATGCtaggataccattaaggtagaacgttttctcacatctggactccatattaacatcaactgttatagctaaactggctgccacctaacacactgtattatgcagatcaattcctgctctctgtttcacccagatgaggatgggttccctgttgagtctggttcctcttaaggttccttctattaccatctcagggagtttttccttgttcatacaaacttaaataattcttttgattgtgtaaagctgctttgtgacaatgacaattgttaaaagtgctatacaaattaattgaattgaatttagaCATTTTCCTTTAAGGTAAAAAATAGCCTTCTTAGATCACAAAATGGGTTCTGTTGTTGCAGGACAATACACAAGCTCATACCgcccactgcaccacttgcaagttacaggaacttgactgggagttatcgccacatccttgtacagtcctgacctcgctccaagccattcccatatgtttgggccattaaaggagttcctgggaggtcagTGTCGCAGCAGTAatgacgtgaagcaggcagtccaatcatactgagaaaacatttgaccttgatggtacccaagcactagtgaacactgggataagtgcattagtgtagcaggggattatatagaggaataaaaaGAGTTTACACTCTCaaaaatgtgttctgttattcggcACAAATGTTTAgttaaaagtcccggtttgacttgaacaccatgCAGATTTAAAGATCTAGTCTTTatgtacaaatatacagtactgtgcaaacgtTTTAGGAACACTgtgaatttgtttttgtttttttgtgcaaactTTGTTTTTCCAGAAAAGTATCTGTAGGccaaaaaagaaagcagcatattattaaaaaaaaaaaattaaaaaattaaaaaaaggattgtgGCTGGTAATGCATGATGTCAGCAAAACTATGCAGCCAAATTCCTTATAAACACAAAGTGTAATTAAGTGTAATAATTTCCACTGATACTCACAATGACAGGTAGTACCTATTTTGTATCAGAGGTTTCTTTATGCctgtattttataattaataattaaatgaggTGTAGGTCTCATATGACAATGTCATTCATAACTGTGAGTTTGTAAAAAGCATATTCTGGCTAATGAAAAAATGTTGTCAAGTTCCatgacatgattttttttaacatatcttctgtaaaaaaaataataataataataaaaaatgtttttacacatttattggTATTTCATGAAAGCCCATTTTcataatcaatttttttttattcagaaaaaaaactcaacaacaagctaaaacacAGCTACAAATACTCATTTATAaacatgtatttgtgtgtaaataaagcAGGAATCACAAATGGTCATAGCCTGACCAAAACAGCACCTTTATATAGAACTTTGAAATTCTGTATAGACaaattatactttattttaatgctGAAATTTGATTCCAGTGTAGAAATGTGTACCAAAATCACACTCAGCTCAAAAACTTCTAATCATTCCATTGAGCATGAAATTCCCAGTTTTGTGACTTAAACAATGATAGTGtgggatttatttaaaatcaagaAGATTGCAGTCAATCTTGTAATAAACATAGGGGTAATACTCCTGCTGGCTCAGGTTCAGACCCGGGATGTCCATGGAGGCCTAAGGGAGAGAAATGTTagtccaaaaaaagaaaaaaagaaaaaatttcatCAACAGAGTGCAAAGTTCAGTTCATGTTGACTCACATCAATAATTGCTGCACTGCTGTCCAGATGTTTATAAAGCTCATGGAGGACCTCACGCagctttttcatgtttttcttatTGGGCTGCAGTAGCATGGTCTGGAAGTTGACGGGCAATCCATATCTATAAGACAAGAGGAACTAATATTGAATGTTATATACACCAAAACATTCTGCATTATTAATCGAGACAATTAAGTGTCATCGTTATACCTCAAAACCGATTCGGTGAAAACCCGGAGAGCCTTGATGTGGATCCAGGCGATGAATGCTTCACTAAAATTCACCTTCAGCCAGCGCACCAGTGGGCCCTGTGGAAATACAAGGGCAGGTTTATATACTTATGGGGgtgggaaataaaataaatcactttagtTTCCTTCACACCTGGTTGATGGAGCATAATACTCAATACCACATTGGACATTTGCACATGGCTCATATGCTACAcatttctagtttttttttttttttactgattaacttgcactttagaGTATGTGCAATAACACTActgcttacacacacatcatttcatTCCATACATGTTTTACTCATACTGCTCCCGTCATACCCACACACCATATAATTAAcctattaaagttatttttatacagtatatactttagTATTTAATTACAGTTTGCACATTCTGTGTAAttgatatttctattttaattatatttaattgtaacttttgtaaatctgtaaatttgtagttttgtatttttcccaaaccaaatttaacatttttattctaattGGACTTTTTATTGGAAATCCTATGTTTAGTTTAATTGTATTCTTTTAGTACAATTTAGCTTTTATTGTAGTGAAATCTCGTGTTTCCATTTGAGGTCATAgacagtcgtataagcatttcactgcacatcATCATGTGTATGGTGGTGTatgttacaaattaaaaaaaaaaaagaaagaaattaaagaacATATTAGAAACTAATGATTTTTATGAACACGTGATTAAAAGTCAAACCAGTGCATCTAAATACTGGGTTTTCCAAAGTCCAGAATAAGGATATAGAACAATCCAGAAACAGAGAGCTAAGCTGATtgaaaaaacttttatataatcaatcattaaaaaaaaagtgtcacagCAAATCAATACAAactaaatagtttaaataaagaTGAAAATGAACCAAGTCACATGCTACGGTCTTCAGTTAACAGATCCAAACCTAAACAAACACCCATGCGATTACGATTTACGCAGCGCGTATCAtgatcaaaaaaatattttggaagAATGTCCAGAATAGATCCAGAAACATGCAGCTTATTAAAGACATCATCATACAGACACGTTGGGTAAGTAGGATTAGTAGAGCATCATGCATACAAACTGTTTCTTCTTGTCTGTAGAGAGCCGAGTCATCTCCTCTTTGTCGGCCTTCAGCTCGTCTTCGTTGTACTGGAAGTCACGCACAATGAACCTGACATAGAAACGAACGGCAGATCATCTTTTATCCTTTACATGTCTGGCTTTTAGATCATGACAATAATTCCACTGGAGCCGGTCTAAATGTATTACAAACTTTTAGGTTTTATACACAAACTGAACATGATGGAACCCAGGCTTGATCATCTGTATAAATCATCGTATTGTAACCGACACTCAGAAGTAAGATAGCTCATGAGATACTCACTTATTTTCCCTGGCCTTGTGTCTGAAGTCATCTATTGCTTTTTGAAAGAGGGTGACGCTGAAGAGCCCGCTGTCCTGGTCTTCAAAAAGCAGTCTGTGATAGACGGAACGGGTTAAAACTTGGGAATCACCACCGGATAATACGataatcacatactgtacgatTAAGATTCTGTAAGTAACatggttttataaatatctcgatttgatatataaaaaaaaaaaaattaatatcataaatattttgattttgatttcgTTACAATTTGAACTTTA harbors:
- the si:ch211-215i13.3 gene encoding brain and acute leukemia cytoplasmic protein, translating into MRAQGHSAASAPASAARAHDWTRSLSFICFYLIILIVSSMGCGGSRSDAIEPRRHESWTRETESTWLTSTDADCPNNSISKGVEVRSSVSSKDKRMVNTGIQCGKAPLTSSTCTNQQRSQQMKLESVQESDRSLK